The genomic DNA TCATAATTATGTGAAACCTTATCGTGTGTCTCTCGTTTTTGCCCCTGTTCCGCGCTATTTTGGATGACAGTTAGGCGGATGCCGGCATGAATGCCGTACGAGCGCCCAATTCAACCGCCGCCGCCAGCAGCACGGGCAGCGCGCGGCGCGCCACGCCGGCGCCAAAATCACGCCGGGGATCGAGATGCCACAGCCCCGTGGCAAAATTCGTGACCAGGCAGAGGCTGGCGTAGGCCACCCCCAGTTCCGCCGCCAGCCACACTTCCGGGCACAGCGTCATCCCCACCACATCCGCGCCAAGTTGCCCCGCGAGGGCGATTTCCGCCGCTGTCTCCAGTCGTGGCCCCTCCGTGCAGACGTAGGTCAAGGCCGCCATCGGGTCCAGGGTGGCATCGCCGTGGACCAAAATCGCCTGGCGTGCGTCGGCGGCGAAAGGCTGTGCCGCCTGGCGCGGGTCGTCTCCCTGGTTGATGTGGTCAATGGTGCGGGCGGCGGCGCGGCTGGGATGGGGTGTGGGGCCAAAGCTGCTCTGCCGGTTGCGTGTCCAATCCAACAAGCGTGCCGGCACAACCATGTCGCCCACGCGCAGTCGCGGATTGATCGCACCCACCCCATTCCAGGAGAGAATGTGCGTGCCGCCCAGGGCGCGCGCGGCCCAGATGTTGGCGCGATGGTTGACAAAACGGGCGGATCGCGCCAGGGTGTCCTCGCCATGCCGACTACTAAACCAGACCGCGCGACCGTCCGCCGTCTGTAACTGGTAGAACAGGGGCGAGGTTCCATAAGGGGTGGTGAGCCGGCGACGGGCGACGATGGGCGCGAATTCGCCCGGATCAATTTCGTAGGCAGCCGTGCCGCCGAAGATGACGACGACGGGGGCGGGCAGGGTGGGGGTGTTGGGGGGCATGGTATTTGCGCGTAGTCACAGTGGTTAAAGGTCCAGCTTGAAGGCAAGTTGATATTCAGGGGGCGTGGCGGCTTTGTCGGCGCGGAAGCAGGTGGTAATGTCGTGGCGCGGCTGCTCCTGCCGCGGGTGAAATCCGGCCTGTCGCAGCATTTCGCGCCAGTGATCGGGTTCGGGCAGTCGGTTGGCGGCAGGGCCGAGAACGAGCCAGTTGGTGAGGGAGCGCGTGCGTTCGGAGAGGAGGAGCCTGCCGCCGGGAGCCAGGATGCGGTACGCTTCTTGCAGCAGGCGCTGGCGGTCGCCATGTTGCGGAAACTGGCTCAGCGTGTCGTGCAGGATGATGGCGGGAACGCTGCTGTCGGGCAGGGGGATGAGGTCCACGCTGCCGGCAATCCAGGTGCGTCGCGGGTCGGGGGGCGGGTGGAGGAGGCGCTGGCGGGCGCGGCGGAGGGTGGGATTGGGGGTGAGTTGGGGGTTATACAGGTCGATGATGGTTAATTTGCCGGTGGTGAGGAGGGTGGTGAGGTAAATGCCGGCATCTCTCCGCCCCACCTCAATCTGCACAAACCGCTCCGTCGGCGTAATCTCCCCCAGCGCAAACAAATAGGCATAATCCGGGGAGCGCCCCTGCCGCTGGGCCAGCAGCAGCCCCACCGCCGTAAAATAAAACAGCACCAGCCAGATCG from Ardenticatenales bacterium includes the following:
- a CDS encoding MTAP family purine nucleoside phosphorylase, with protein sequence MPPNTPTLPAPVVVIFGGTAAYEIDPGEFAPIVARRRLTTPYGTSPLFYQLQTADGRAVWFSSRHGEDTLARSARFVNHRANIWAARALGGTHILSWNGVGAINPRLRVGDMVVPARLLDWTRNRQSSFGPTPHPSRAAARTIDHINQGDDPRQAAQPFAADARQAILVHGDATLDPMAALTYVCTEGPRLETAAEIALAGQLGADVVGMTLCPEVWLAAELGVAYASLCLVTNFATGLWHLDPRRDFGAGVARRALPVLLAAAVELGARTAFMPASA
- a CDS encoding class I SAM-dependent methyltransferase, whose product is MTGRMPGIRQHVYDHWPRYVGIALANAALLLLILMVASQGWWAYALFAAAIWLVLFYFTAVGLLLAQRQGRSPDYAYLFALGEITPTERFVQIEVGRRDAGIYLTTLLTTGKLTIIDLYNPQLTPNPTLRRARQRLLHPPPDPRRTWIAGSVDLIPLPDSSVPAIILHDTLSQFPQHGDRQRLLQEAYRILAPGGRLLLSERTRSLTNWLVLGPAANRLPEPDHWREMLRQAGFHPRQEQPRHDITTCFRADKAATPPEYQLAFKLDL